A part of Paenibacillus sp. 481 genomic DNA contains:
- a CDS encoding ROK family protein produces the protein MTYLGAIEGGGTKFVVAVGTSTGEIVDMESFATTMPEETMGRVVQFFENKKISAIGFGSFGPIDLNHASATYGHITLTPKPHWSNYDVVGHIQRHIDVPITFDTDVNAAALGEAMWGAAQGLSSCLYMTIGTGIGAGALVEGKLVHGLTHPEMGHLLVRRHPEDLYAGRCPYHQDCLEGMASGPALEERWGVKAYELSSDHKAWEIQAYYIAQAIMNYMLILSPEKIILGGGVAKQQQLLTLIREQVRTMLNGYIAHEAILNRLDTYLVPPQLKDCSGITGALVLAHQALQAAKAASIKHP, from the coding sequence ATGACCTATTTAGGGGCCATTGAAGGCGGCGGTACAAAGTTTGTCGTTGCTGTAGGAACATCTACGGGTGAGATTGTGGACATGGAGTCGTTTGCGACGACAATGCCTGAAGAGACCATGGGGAGAGTAGTTCAATTTTTTGAAAATAAAAAGATTAGCGCGATCGGCTTCGGATCGTTCGGTCCTATAGATTTGAATCATGCCAGCGCGACTTATGGGCACATTACACTGACGCCCAAGCCGCACTGGTCCAACTATGATGTGGTAGGGCATATACAGCGTCATATTGACGTGCCGATTACCTTTGATACTGACGTCAATGCGGCCGCTCTCGGCGAAGCGATGTGGGGGGCTGCACAAGGATTAAGCAGCTGTCTGTATATGACGATAGGTACAGGCATTGGGGCTGGGGCGCTCGTAGAAGGTAAGCTCGTACACGGGTTGACCCATCCGGAGATGGGGCACCTGCTCGTGCGGCGGCACCCAGAAGACTTGTATGCAGGCAGATGCCCCTATCATCAAGACTGTTTGGAAGGGATGGCCAGTGGCCCAGCCCTTGAAGAACGGTGGGGCGTAAAAGCGTACGAGCTGAGCTCAGACCATAAAGCGTGGGAAATTCAAGCGTATTATATCGCACAGGCCATTATGAATTACATGTTGATTTTGTCACCGGAAAAAATCATCTTGGGCGGCGGCGTAGCGAAGCAGCAGCAATTGCTAACGCTTATCCGCGAGCAGGTGCGCACGATGTTAAATGGCTACATTGCACATGAAGCGATTCTTAACCGATTGGATACTTACCTTGTTCCGCCGCAATTGAAAGATTGTTCAGGTATTACAGGTGCGTTGGTGTTAGCTCACCAAGCGTTGCAAGCGGCAAAGGCGGCAAGTATTAAGCATCCGTAA
- a CDS encoding response regulator transcription factor, with protein sequence MLKMTPIRVIIVDDDAFIRESLKIIIDMHEDMQVAATCSHGREAHEAVISAGADVVLMDIRMPQCDGVEGTKLVKQAAPDTNVLILTTFDDDEYIVQALRNGASGYLLKNAAPDRIVSGIRTVHSGTMLMDPQVGSKLSALLQAKPQSRPEPAWKKHGLTATEQAVTQHIANGMTNKEIAAALFLSEGTIKNYVTDILSKLELRDRTQLAIWYWKQRAVSEN encoded by the coding sequence ATGCTAAAAATGACACCGATTCGCGTCATTATTGTCGATGACGATGCCTTTATCCGCGAAAGCTTAAAGATTATTATCGATATGCACGAAGATATGCAAGTCGCTGCTACTTGCAGCCATGGCAGAGAAGCGCACGAAGCCGTCATATCCGCGGGCGCCGATGTGGTGCTGATGGACATTCGCATGCCGCAATGTGATGGTGTTGAAGGAACGAAGCTCGTTAAGCAAGCGGCTCCCGATACGAACGTCCTTATTTTGACGACGTTTGACGATGATGAATATATTGTGCAGGCGCTGCGCAACGGAGCGAGTGGCTATTTGCTTAAAAATGCCGCCCCCGATCGAATCGTGAGCGGCATTCGGACGGTTCATTCCGGCACCATGCTGATGGACCCCCAAGTCGGTAGCAAGCTAAGCGCACTGCTGCAAGCTAAGCCCCAATCGAGACCGGAGCCAGCCTGGAAAAAGCATGGCCTAACGGCGACTGAGCAGGCGGTCACACAGCATATCGCCAACGGCATGACGAATAAGGAGATTGCAGCCGCGCTATTTTTGAGTGAAGGTACCATCAAAAATTATGTGACCGATATTTTGTCCAAATTGGAACTGCGTGACCGCACGCAACTGGCGATTTGGTATTGGAAACAACGAGCGGTCAGCGAGAATTGA
- the ptsG gene encoding glucose-specific PTS transporter subunit IIBC, with product MFKSLFGVLQKVGKALMLPVAILPAAGILLGIGNALQNPDLVARLPFLGGTVMTLVASVMEQAGGIVFDNLSLLFAVGVAIGLAGGDGVAGMAAIVGYFVMNVTMKVILNVTPELVKTDSAYAVIQGIPTLQTGVFGGIIIGITAALLYQRFFTIELPSYLGFFAGKRFVPIITAVTSLLIGVVLVFLWPPVQHGLNAFSYSLIDSNRALAAFVFGIGERALIPFGLHHIFYSPFWFEFGQYVDKAGELIRGDQKIFFAQLKDGVELTAGTFMTGKYPFMMFGLPAAALAMYHEARPENRTMVAGLLGSAALTSFLTGITEPLEFSFLFVAPLLFAVHVFFAGLSFLTMHLLGIKIGMTFSGGVIDFLLFGVLQNRTPWWLVIPVGLVFALIYYFGFRFAIRTFNLKTLGREQPQGAGLAGATVGAGAAAGAVAGSGAGTGAVGTAGVVGSAGTIGAGAKEELPRNILNALGGKDNISSLDACITRLRVQVNDAKQVDKDRLKELGAAGVLDVGNSVQAIFGTRSETIKHQMNEIITREAMELDRDDRTGDKGEGDNED from the coding sequence ATGTTTAAATCATTATTTGGCGTGCTGCAAAAGGTAGGTAAGGCGCTTATGCTACCTGTCGCCATCTTGCCTGCGGCGGGTATTTTGTTAGGTATCGGGAATGCATTGCAAAATCCCGACCTTGTAGCGCGGCTTCCATTCCTCGGTGGCACGGTGATGACATTAGTGGCTAGTGTGATGGAGCAGGCGGGCGGCATCGTATTTGACAACTTATCGCTGCTGTTTGCCGTTGGTGTCGCCATCGGTCTTGCAGGAGGAGACGGCGTCGCTGGTATGGCTGCGATTGTCGGCTACTTCGTCATGAATGTCACGATGAAGGTCATTTTGAACGTGACACCTGAGTTAGTGAAGACGGATTCTGCGTATGCCGTCATTCAGGGTATTCCAACCTTGCAAACGGGCGTGTTCGGCGGCATTATTATCGGGATTACGGCCGCGTTGCTGTATCAGCGGTTTTTTACGATCGAGTTGCCGTCGTACTTAGGCTTTTTTGCTGGCAAGCGCTTCGTCCCGATTATAACGGCGGTAACCTCGCTGCTAATCGGGGTTGTGTTGGTATTTTTATGGCCGCCTGTTCAGCATGGGCTTAATGCTTTCTCGTATTCGCTTATTGACTCGAACCGTGCGTTAGCCGCTTTTGTGTTCGGAATCGGCGAGCGAGCGCTTATTCCGTTTGGGCTGCATCACATTTTTTACTCACCGTTCTGGTTCGAATTCGGCCAGTATGTGGATAAGGCAGGGGAGCTTATCCGCGGGGATCAAAAAATCTTTTTTGCCCAACTGAAAGATGGGGTTGAACTGACAGCCGGAACATTTATGACTGGAAAATATCCGTTTATGATGTTTGGGCTTCCTGCGGCTGCGCTGGCCATGTATCACGAAGCGAGACCGGAGAACCGGACGATGGTGGCGGGGCTGCTCGGTTCGGCGGCGTTGACTTCTTTTTTAACAGGGATTACGGAGCCGCTTGAATTTTCTTTCTTGTTCGTAGCGCCGCTGTTGTTTGCGGTTCATGTGTTTTTTGCTGGACTGTCCTTTCTCACGATGCATTTGCTCGGCATTAAGATCGGGATGACTTTTTCCGGTGGTGTGATCGACTTTTTGTTGTTTGGTGTGTTGCAAAACCGGACTCCGTGGTGGCTTGTTATTCCGGTCGGTCTTGTGTTTGCATTGATCTATTATTTTGGTTTCCGCTTTGCGATTCGGACGTTTAACTTGAAAACGTTAGGTCGTGAGCAGCCACAAGGGGCTGGCTTAGCTGGTGCTACAGTGGGTGCCGGTGCAGCTGCTGGAGCGGTTGCTGGTTCTGGTGCAGGTACAGGTGCTGTGGGAACTGCTGGTGTTGTTGGATCTGCTGGGACTATTGGGGCTGGAGCGAAGGAGGAGCTGCCGCGCAACATCTTGAACGCGCTAGGTGGTAAAGATAATATTTCCTCCTTGGACGCGTGTATTACACGACTGCGTGTACAAGTTAATGATGCGAAACAGGTGGATAAAGACCGTTTGAAGGAGTTGGGCGCTGCTGGCGTGCTAGATGTAGGGAACAGCGTACAGGCCATTTTCGGGACGCGCTCTGAAACGATCAAGCATCAGATGAACGAAATTATTACGCGTGAAGCGATGGAACTGGATCGTGATGACAGGACTGGGGATAAAGGCGAGGGGGATAACGAAGATTAG
- a CDS encoding sensor histidine kinase: MKQAFSLNWKFTLFIVGLLLFTIGLLSFFVLKGVHEYQTKQREVVMQRQTDFAHLPIRELFVTESRLDSQAFMQLQGQKLAVEIGATSGLHVMLYNLKGELVGDSLPMAGKKSAIDEALQRALQNQIAYYLKGDMLNYFAPVQGMDAQIGVIHFQASSREHLDFFQNLFYLFLGVGAFVLTLSLVLGLLYMNRHAKAIIKLKMATDQIRQGKFLTSPILRRQDELGALSDGIFEMSAAIQTNIKTQRNFINNISHEFKTPLTSIKAYTDLLDMYEDDPNLIREGRAAIAKESERLYDLVDKVLKLAALDKYEFEQHPEQVELHSLLEDVCSRMKGKAGKFGITITTQLESAVVWADRESMLHMFINLLDNAIKYNTEHGTVTVTNRIVQQQVEIEFRDTGIGIPLEQQAHIFEPFYTVNKDRARQYGGSGLGLSLVQHLVEQQHGHIRVEGVEGQGTSFIVTLPIQGVEKFTSWKQVETLLK; the protein is encoded by the coding sequence ATGAAACAGGCATTCAGCCTAAACTGGAAATTCACCTTGTTTATCGTGGGGCTGCTCCTATTCACGATCGGCTTATTAAGCTTTTTTGTGCTGAAAGGCGTTCATGAATATCAGACGAAGCAAAGAGAAGTCGTTATGCAACGACAAACCGACTTCGCCCATCTGCCAATTCGGGAACTGTTTGTGACCGAATCACGTCTTGACTCGCAGGCGTTTATGCAGTTGCAAGGTCAGAAGCTGGCTGTGGAAATCGGGGCGACGAGCGGCTTACACGTTATGTTGTATAACCTCAAAGGTGAGCTGGTCGGTGATTCACTGCCGATGGCAGGCAAGAAGAGTGCTATAGATGAAGCGCTACAACGTGCTCTGCAAAATCAAATCGCGTACTACTTAAAAGGAGATATGCTCAACTATTTCGCACCTGTGCAAGGGATGGATGCGCAAATAGGCGTCATTCATTTTCAAGCTTCATCACGTGAGCATCTAGACTTTTTTCAAAACCTCTTCTATTTGTTCCTCGGCGTAGGCGCATTCGTGCTTACACTTAGTCTTGTGCTGGGCTTGTTGTACATGAATCGCCACGCGAAGGCGATCATTAAGCTCAAAATGGCTACCGATCAAATACGCCAAGGCAAGTTTCTTACATCACCCATCTTGCGACGCCAAGATGAACTTGGAGCGCTAAGTGACGGCATTTTCGAAATGAGCGCTGCCATCCAAACGAACATCAAAACGCAGCGAAATTTTATAAACAATATTAGTCATGAGTTTAAGACACCGCTAACCTCCATTAAAGCGTATACCGATTTGCTCGATATGTATGAGGATGATCCGAACTTAATACGCGAAGGACGAGCAGCTATCGCGAAAGAATCGGAGCGCCTATATGACCTCGTGGACAAGGTGCTGAAGCTGGCTGCGCTCGATAAATACGAGTTCGAGCAGCATCCGGAACAAGTTGAATTACACAGCCTACTAGAAGATGTTTGCTCCCGCATGAAAGGTAAGGCGGGCAAATTCGGCATCACGATAACTACACAGCTCGAATCAGCCGTTGTATGGGCTGACCGCGAAAGTATGCTTCACATGTTCATTAACTTATTGGATAACGCCATTAAATATAATACGGAGCATGGAACGGTTACCGTTACAAATCGCATCGTCCAGCAGCAGGTGGAAATCGAGTTTCGCGATACCGGAATCGGGATTCCCCTTGAGCAACAAGCGCACATTTTTGAACCTTTTTACACCGTTAACAAAGATAGAGCAAGGCAGTATGGCGGCAGTGGCCTCGGCTTGTCCCTCGTTCAACATTTGGTCGAACAGCAGCACGGACATATTCGTGTCGAGGGCGTGGAAGGGCAAGGAACATCTTTTATCGTTACGCTCCCGATACAAGGTGTTGAAAAATTTACAAGTTGGAAACAAGTTGAGACATTGTTGAAATGA
- a CDS encoding ABC transporter ATP-binding protein, with protein sequence MSIVQLKQVAKRFDNRYVVENLNLNIEQGEVFGLLGPNGAGKSTTINMLTGLLSLDGGDIVIDNYSIRKDPLKVKGCIGLVPQDLAIFENVSARDNVNFFAKLYGLRGKQLQQQVDKALERVGLTERQHDKPTAFSGGMKRRLNIACAIAHQPKLIIMDEPTVGIDPHSRNHILESVKALNEEGSTIIYTSHYMEEVSAVASRIGIMNEGRLIACGTQEHLRQQVGYDEKLSIETTCVVEVDAPQLIDELKRHPQIKQVIAHDNWLTIELPSGNGSMQDILFILSQHQVHIKTLQREEANLETLFLTLTGRQLRD encoded by the coding sequence ATGAGCATCGTTCAGTTAAAACAGGTGGCGAAGCGTTTCGACAATCGTTACGTTGTCGAGAATCTTAACTTAAATATTGAGCAGGGCGAAGTATTCGGCTTGCTTGGGCCAAATGGTGCCGGAAAAAGTACAACCATCAATATGTTAACTGGACTGTTAAGCTTGGATGGCGGAGATATAGTTATCGATAACTACTCGATTCGAAAAGATCCGTTAAAAGTAAAAGGATGTATCGGTCTTGTGCCACAGGACCTTGCGATATTCGAGAACGTTTCAGCACGTGACAACGTTAACTTTTTTGCTAAATTGTATGGATTGCGAGGGAAACAGTTGCAGCAGCAGGTAGATAAAGCGCTGGAGCGAGTCGGTTTAACGGAGCGGCAGCATGATAAACCGACGGCTTTTTCTGGCGGAATGAAGCGGCGGCTGAACATTGCGTGTGCGATTGCGCACCAACCTAAGCTCATCATTATGGATGAGCCTACTGTAGGTATTGACCCACATTCGCGGAACCACATTTTAGAGTCGGTTAAAGCGCTAAATGAGGAAGGCTCGACGATCATTTATACGAGCCACTACATGGAAGAGGTGTCGGCGGTTGCGAGCCGCATCGGGATTATGAATGAGGGGCGCCTCATTGCGTGCGGCACACAAGAGCATTTGCGCCAACAAGTGGGCTATGACGAGAAGCTATCGATCGAGACGACGTGTGTCGTGGAGGTAGATGCCCCGCAATTAATCGACGAATTGAAACGGCATCCGCAAATTAAGCAAGTCATTGCGCACGATAATTGGTTAACGATTGAGCTGCCTTCAGGCAACGGTTCGATGCAGGACATCCTGTTCATTTTGTCGCAGCATCAAGTTCATATTAAGACGTTACAGCGTGAAGAAGCGAATCTAGAAACATTGTTCTTAACGTTAACCGGCCGACAATTGCGCGATTAG
- a CDS encoding sensor histidine kinase translates to MMNKAPQTFLWYALMIVPVLVSMRGKIDIAILEYAFFTLFFIAIAVWRQIWWPSLRQTSNPLIESSLAHSHIQGANSSTRTTYVAYAAYFIETIYGAWLSSQYEGMLFMLSGSTLLSISPQWSRRVQMTAIVVTLACFNVSLIDRAETIITIANLAGCAIALLHLYALKLIQELRNLVQLNAALRIQAHDLEAAKQDVLLYAGRIEQTAQADERNRIAHELHDELGHKLVRVKLMMDAAVQVAEHRPEQAAALTSSVRDQLSDSMDLLRRTVRKMKPADGTVRSYSLDRLVQQCNEDGQLSVALELSGMPFPLYPSVEIMLYRNAQEAISNAIRHGQATKVKLALHYDNNKIMLEAENNGLVPEGKLQIGLGLRGMQERAATLGGQVEWFTLPAFIVRTVVPYNRY, encoded by the coding sequence ATGATGAACAAAGCGCCGCAAACGTTTCTTTGGTATGCGCTGATGATTGTGCCTGTGCTCGTTTCCATGCGCGGTAAAATAGACATCGCTATTTTGGAATACGCTTTCTTTACCCTTTTCTTTATAGCTATCGCCGTCTGGCGGCAAATCTGGTGGCCGTCGTTAAGACAGACTTCGAACCCGCTAATCGAGTCATCCTTAGCACATAGTCATATTCAAGGGGCCAACTCCTCTACTCGCACAACCTATGTCGCTTATGCGGCTTATTTCATAGAGACGATATACGGGGCATGGCTATCCTCACAATACGAGGGCATGTTGTTCATGCTAAGCGGCTCAACCTTGTTATCCATTTCTCCACAATGGTCACGCCGTGTCCAAATGACGGCTATCGTTGTGACACTCGCATGTTTCAATGTAAGTCTAATAGACAGAGCCGAGACGATTATTACGATAGCCAATTTAGCAGGCTGCGCTATCGCCCTGCTTCATTTGTACGCGCTGAAGCTTATCCAAGAGCTGCGCAATCTCGTACAGCTTAACGCGGCACTGCGCATTCAAGCGCATGATCTGGAGGCGGCCAAGCAAGACGTGCTTCTGTATGCAGGCCGTATTGAGCAGACAGCGCAAGCCGATGAACGCAACCGCATTGCACACGAATTGCACGACGAATTGGGGCATAAGCTTGTCCGCGTCAAGCTTATGATGGATGCCGCCGTGCAAGTGGCAGAGCATCGTCCCGAACAGGCTGCTGCGCTGACGTCCTCTGTACGCGATCAGTTGAGCGACAGTATGGACCTGCTACGCAGAACCGTGCGTAAAATGAAGCCTGCCGACGGCACGGTTCGCTCCTATTCGTTAGATCGACTCGTTCAGCAATGCAACGAGGATGGGCAGTTAAGCGTAGCCTTAGAGCTAAGTGGCATGCCGTTTCCCCTGTATCCAAGCGTCGAGATTATGCTCTATCGCAATGCGCAAGAAGCGATCTCCAACGCCATCCGCCACGGACAAGCGACCAAAGTGAAGCTTGCGCTGCATTACGATAACAATAAAATCATGTTGGAGGCGGAAAATAACGGACTTGTGCCGGAAGGTAAACTGCAAATCGGCCTTGGGCTGCGTGGGATGCAAGAACGAGCCGCCACACTGGGCGGCCAAGTCGAGTGGTTTACTCTACCAGCATTTATAGTGCGCACCGTGGTGCCTTACAACCGGTATTAG
- a CDS encoding C39 family peptidase produces the protein MDLVRFVKRLNRWLLICIFVSLCAYPIKILASKIDKNTLSLAFGLPSDDIVVMMYSNTAKAGRYLIPIDEGRPHATPYTNGGETLVPARFLASQLDAELTINEKQGTLTLTGGRSSVTYQLNKAAAKIDGKPTKLHAPAQIKEGLAYVPLRAAGQAFGRNMHAQDGLVALTRNVEPPDSEQWQDWREQLVAYIAYDTVGSYTVEFRGSIVAIYRRWEDAIGAARQVPGRIVKYRGQHALWDPQRPAPKSFRVNEAPLIMQLPELPRGCEVTSLAMLLHSAGIEADKMELAREIRKNTAPYIRVGNEIHFGNPNNGFVGDMYSFDKPGLGVYHDPIAELAEKYMPGRIMDITGTSFEHLLGTVAQGTPVWVIHTTLYDAVPANAWQTWQTEDGPIQVTYYEHSLLVTGYDEKYVYVNDPLGRRNKVERAAFKRGWVQMGSQAVTYSPNE, from the coding sequence ATGGATTTGGTACGCTTTGTTAAAAGACTAAATCGTTGGTTACTTATTTGTATATTCGTATCGCTGTGTGCGTATCCGATTAAAATATTAGCCTCAAAAATAGATAAAAACACGTTGTCACTCGCCTTTGGTCTACCATCCGATGACATTGTCGTCATGATGTACAGCAATACAGCCAAGGCAGGACGTTACTTGATACCGATCGATGAAGGGCGTCCTCATGCGACGCCTTATACGAACGGTGGCGAAACGCTAGTGCCCGCTCGCTTTCTTGCTTCTCAGCTCGACGCAGAGCTGACGATCAACGAGAAGCAAGGTACATTGACGCTGACTGGGGGACGTTCATCCGTCACGTATCAGCTCAATAAAGCTGCTGCCAAGATAGACGGCAAGCCTACGAAGCTGCATGCCCCAGCTCAAATAAAAGAGGGGCTCGCTTATGTACCGCTGCGTGCAGCAGGACAAGCTTTCGGCCGCAATATGCACGCGCAAGACGGGCTTGTCGCGCTCACACGTAACGTTGAGCCACCTGATTCGGAGCAGTGGCAAGATTGGCGTGAACAGCTCGTCGCCTATATTGCCTATGACACCGTTGGCTCCTATACCGTAGAGTTCCGCGGCAGCATCGTTGCCATCTATCGCCGCTGGGAAGACGCTATCGGCGCCGCACGGCAAGTGCCCGGACGCATCGTAAAGTACCGCGGTCAGCACGCGCTATGGGACCCGCAGCGCCCAGCGCCGAAGTCGTTCCGCGTGAACGAGGCGCCACTTATTATGCAGCTGCCCGAGCTACCACGCGGCTGTGAAGTGACTTCGCTCGCCATGCTGCTTCATTCCGCCGGAATCGAGGCGGATAAGATGGAGCTGGCACGCGAAATACGCAAGAACACCGCGCCTTATATTCGCGTCGGTAATGAAATTCACTTTGGCAACCCGAACAACGGCTTCGTCGGTGATATGTACTCGTTCGATAAGCCAGGACTCGGTGTATACCACGATCCCATTGCCGAACTCGCAGAAAAGTACATGCCCGGACGAATTATGGATATTACCGGCACATCTTTTGAGCATCTACTCGGGACGGTTGCCCAAGGTACGCCAGTGTGGGTCATTCACACGACGCTGTACGACGCAGTTCCTGCCAACGCATGGCAGACGTGGCAGACCGAAGACGGCCCGATTCAGGTCACGTACTATGAACATTCATTGCTTGTTACAGGCTATGATGAGAAATATGTGTACGTCAACGATCCATTAGGCCGACGTAATAAAGTCGAGCGCGCTGCATTTAAGCGCGGCTGGGTGCAGATGGGCAGTCAGGCTGTTACCTATTCACCTAACGAATAA
- a CDS encoding ABC transporter permease, which produces MNSIWIAQNFFRRMVSDRRTLIVTLGLPVVIVSFILVQLGNPDITKTEIRYVDADQTAWSAHLLSELERSFDLTEMKQVDELREAVTKQQKVGFIIHAGYGERLGKKEKPTVELLKMQENERSVALTMNVEQTTYELGKIAHVIRTAKLSPAEHDKAVTQMLGNLSSEQVQAEIVDYKLYVPSNLTQAMGITLMFMMFTSMSCVSVMLTDKQNYTMERMYAAPVRSYEITLGNFIGGFMFGSLQIILVLLVTRVGLNVDLGMTWWSQWLLLELFVLASFGFACLIGAIISNPANYSPVSIMAIMPSCMIGGCFWPAWIMKDYMQKVSYFFPQRWVLDAMERLAAGGSIASITMHISVLLLFALIFLGIGSVVLKPTKRGVV; this is translated from the coding sequence ATGAATAGTATCTGGATAGCCCAGAACTTTTTTAGAAGAATGGTTAGCGATAGGCGGACTTTAATTGTGACGCTCGGTTTGCCGGTTGTCATCGTCAGTTTTATTTTGGTGCAATTAGGAAACCCGGATATAACGAAGACGGAGATTAGGTATGTCGATGCCGATCAAACAGCTTGGTCAGCCCACTTGTTGAGCGAGTTGGAACGCTCCTTCGATTTGACTGAAATGAAGCAAGTGGATGAGCTTCGAGAGGCGGTTACGAAACAGCAAAAAGTAGGATTTATTATTCATGCAGGATACGGTGAGCGGTTGGGAAAGAAGGAAAAACCGACGGTTGAGCTGCTAAAAATGCAAGAGAATGAGCGCAGTGTGGCACTCACTATGAATGTAGAACAGACGACATATGAGCTAGGTAAAATCGCTCATGTCATCCGTACAGCTAAACTGTCGCCAGCCGAGCATGATAAGGCAGTAACGCAAATGTTAGGGAATTTATCTAGTGAACAAGTGCAGGCTGAGATTGTTGATTATAAATTGTATGTGCCATCCAATTTGACACAGGCGATGGGAATCACGCTCATGTTTATGATGTTCACCTCGATGAGCTGTGTATCTGTGATGCTCACGGATAAACAAAACTATACGATGGAGCGCATGTATGCAGCTCCCGTGCGGAGCTACGAGATTACGCTCGGCAATTTTATAGGCGGATTTATGTTCGGTTCGTTGCAAATTATACTTGTTCTGCTCGTGACGAGGGTAGGCCTTAATGTTGACTTAGGGATGACATGGTGGTCGCAATGGCTGCTGTTGGAGTTGTTTGTACTCGCTTCTTTTGGCTTTGCCTGTTTGATTGGTGCTATTATTTCGAACCCAGCGAACTACTCACCGGTCAGTATTATGGCGATTATGCCTTCGTGCATGATCGGAGGCTGCTTCTGGCCTGCTTGGATTATGAAAGACTATATGCAAAAGGTGTCCTACTTCTTCCCGCAGCGTTGGGTGTTGGATGCTATGGAACGGTTGGCGGCAGGAGGTTCGATTGCTAGCATCACGATGCACATTTCAGTGCTGCTCTTGTTTGCTCTTATTTTTCTGGGCATCGGATCTGTGGTACTTAAACCAACCAAGCGAGGCGTTGTATAA
- a CDS encoding ABC transporter permease, with the protein MNLWSIASLEWVRMSRIRSVMIINFLLPVALIFILGSSLAESGLFGTQKLNVNKVKIGVVMEDNGAIRQAFEAFLSTEHMKENTVITSYSKREAAIADIKDGKLNYAVRMPAQFSEQVMQGKKASLEWIRGSKYATNMRAEALFESFVSELQVRQASAIFAKQHQAPQVMAALQQDNSSSRMGGVVVNGKLNTDRNVSAMQYYSASMIVMFVLYAGMQLALSISMDYGQRTLQRMITAPNSIYVVLVGKVLGQLLLVAMQAAFIMVATTLLFGVDWGSSWFISFVICLLVAMISLGIGLIVCIFMKSEKAIQGLFQFIIATMMALSGGFIPIPKLQDAIGAFLVPDWAMQGILESMMGATFQDITTPLLVLGTLAFALLTAALIGGRKVVSR; encoded by the coding sequence ATGAACTTATGGTCGATAGCCTCATTGGAGTGGGTCCGTATGTCGCGGATTCGCTCAGTCATGATCATTAACTTTTTGTTACCTGTCGCACTTATTTTTATTCTCGGCTCTTCCTTAGCCGAGTCAGGTCTGTTCGGCACACAAAAACTAAATGTGAACAAGGTGAAAATCGGCGTTGTAATGGAAGACAACGGTGCCATTCGGCAAGCATTTGAAGCCTTTTTGAGTACGGAACATATGAAAGAGAATACTGTCATCACATCGTACAGCAAGCGAGAAGCCGCGATAGCTGATATTAAGGACGGTAAGTTGAACTATGCGGTGCGCATGCCAGCTCAGTTCTCGGAGCAAGTCATGCAAGGCAAGAAGGCCTCACTAGAGTGGATAAGAGGCAGCAAATATGCGACAAACATGCGAGCGGAAGCGCTGTTTGAAAGCTTTGTTAGTGAGCTGCAAGTACGCCAAGCGTCAGCGATCTTTGCAAAGCAGCATCAAGCGCCGCAAGTGATGGCTGCCTTGCAACAGGACAATAGCTCTTCGCGCATGGGGGGTGTCGTCGTCAATGGGAAGCTGAATACGGATAGAAACGTCTCAGCGATGCAATATTACAGCGCATCCATGATCGTGATGTTTGTGCTTTATGCAGGGATGCAGCTTGCCCTATCCATTTCCATGGATTACGGACAGCGCACCTTGCAGCGGATGATAACGGCGCCGAATTCGATTTATGTCGTGTTAGTCGGCAAAGTGTTAGGGCAGCTACTATTAGTAGCGATGCAAGCCGCGTTTATTATGGTAGCGACAACGTTGTTGTTCGGGGTTGACTGGGGAAGCTCATGGTTTATTTCCTTTGTGATATGTCTGCTTGTAGCGATGATTTCATTAGGCATAGGGCTTATTGTATGTATTTTTATGAAGTCGGAAAAGGCGATTCAAGGTCTGTTCCAGTTTATCATTGCCACGATGATGGCGCTGAGCGGTGGCTTTATACCGATTCCTAAATTACAGGATGCAATCGGGGCTTTTTTAGTACCTGATTGGGCGATGCAAGGCATACTGGAATCGATGATGGGTGCAACTTTTCAAGATATTACGACTCCCTTGCTCGTATTAGGCACATTGGCGTTTGCGTTGCTAACTGCAGCACTTATCGGCGGTCGAAAGGTGGTGTCCCGATGA